The following are from one region of the Microbacterium sp. BK668 genome:
- a CDS encoding DUF5979 domain-containing protein produces MRRSTRPSREVPIRRRLGVLLAGAVVAGLAATVGVAVSPAPPPADAAYPDTFNPFSMNGGFTVYAREDLTMGNDETEGSLAAGGVATTQQGAGDQYTIIHVSAGTADYTLPTVDGDPTRLLVGSYSPSSGGILAITSAGTSDPSLQGDLKMVERDGPWQAFARADWLRLNLDAGNPDQTPLLDATHQDYPAHAAPPAGPLGGHSIHTIRTGDSAVADYVEENAEASYELAKDCLDGVADPSAGVGNPVGIAEDAGDRVVLEPLSADQPNVVQYADIAGAGLIQFSAGPTPGVANPLIIRVPAGTTTVSAARVDPQGAYSPYIFWDLSEITGDVAVNAAQSRIDGSIYAPEAAVTVNAAPLDGQVIGRDVVLRGGEVHSFLFAGQLACAADSGTFVMRKTLSGIEADDLPAGTTFTVNYSATRPDGTVTTGSVQLPASGETVGPGIQLPIGTTVEFDEIPPASVPPYLWADPVITPNPITIAAGAAEVVVENTAVLRAGTFSIRKVVESADPDAPDVPALAGTVPVSWTARAGGGTLASGTLDVPLDGTTVEVGQSFPLGTRIELSEDLDAVALPDGYHWVGSAWNPGRAFLIDRANTTTAVVLTNSLAPDDAGRVVSVVKETIGEAADPRYTYAISYNTDPPGERATRPIAVGDPVTLDDLETEADTLALAELVPELDGTPVDAADWDLPVFRVTIDGVTEEYRPENFEGAGPLESAIVNIPLPDTGEVVIAVGNALRRGTFQLSKDFARADGPSLPVPLSFSVGWTATTPAGATAEGTVVLPSDGTPVSPVDASGPPLLFPYGTVVAFEETGLPSIAGVDWQDPVYTPEELTIGAGGEAVVSGTVTNSAILADGTFLVRKSLVGIDPAEVLVDSFEVRYSARTVFGDVITGTIDVPADGTPVGPSDADGPIVFPVGTVVTLAEAPLDEADLPPAFDWASSWWNPTNTLIVQADVLPELEVTNSAVELTRINVVKELAGDATGRVPPGTEFSVDWWLNGEPQERVILIPDVVSETGYIPVGSIVEGREGPLPDIPGVEWGPVSWTANGGTLVPDETGRVVMPSEAMTSGATVAFSMINTAALAPVGGFSVAKTVIGAGAADVPAGARFTIQYAVDEGPVQTATLGAGQRLTVSDVPAGAVLRLRELAPPAVDGVSWGSPTWSAGGASLAPDAEGWVTTRVTAGSTVAFSLVNTAHDGALPVTGGTLSPLAALAALALILVGLGLVTRRVRRA; encoded by the coding sequence ATGCGCCGGTCGACTCGTCCCTCCCGAGAAGTGCCGATCCGACGCCGTCTGGGCGTTCTCCTTGCTGGAGCGGTCGTCGCGGGGCTCGCCGCGACGGTCGGTGTCGCCGTCTCGCCGGCGCCTCCGCCGGCCGACGCCGCCTACCCCGACACCTTCAATCCGTTCTCGATGAACGGCGGCTTCACCGTCTATGCGCGCGAAGACCTGACGATGGGCAACGACGAGACGGAGGGCAGCCTCGCCGCGGGCGGCGTCGCGACGACGCAGCAGGGCGCCGGTGATCAGTACACGATCATCCACGTCTCGGCCGGGACGGCTGACTACACGCTGCCGACCGTCGACGGCGACCCCACCCGCCTCCTCGTCGGGAGCTACAGCCCGTCCAGCGGGGGCATCCTCGCCATCACGAGCGCCGGCACCTCGGATCCCAGCCTGCAGGGCGATCTCAAGATGGTGGAGCGCGACGGACCGTGGCAGGCCTTCGCGCGCGCCGATTGGCTCAGGCTCAACCTCGACGCGGGCAACCCCGATCAGACGCCGCTTCTCGATGCGACACACCAGGACTACCCGGCGCACGCCGCGCCTCCGGCGGGTCCCTTGGGCGGGCACAGCATCCATACGATCAGAACCGGTGACTCCGCCGTCGCGGATTATGTGGAGGAGAACGCCGAGGCGTCGTACGAGCTGGCGAAGGACTGCCTCGACGGCGTGGCCGATCCGTCCGCCGGCGTCGGCAACCCCGTGGGGATCGCCGAGGATGCGGGGGACCGCGTCGTCCTGGAGCCCCTCAGCGCCGATCAGCCCAACGTCGTGCAGTACGCCGACATCGCGGGAGCGGGCCTCATCCAGTTCTCGGCGGGGCCCACGCCCGGTGTCGCCAACCCCCTCATCATCCGCGTTCCCGCCGGGACGACGACGGTGAGCGCCGCGCGGGTCGACCCGCAGGGAGCGTACTCGCCGTACATCTTCTGGGACCTGTCGGAGATCACCGGCGACGTCGCTGTGAATGCCGCGCAGAGTCGCATCGACGGCTCCATCTACGCGCCGGAGGCCGCCGTCACCGTGAACGCCGCACCCCTCGACGGGCAGGTGATCGGTCGCGACGTCGTCCTGCGCGGCGGCGAGGTGCACTCCTTCCTCTTCGCCGGGCAGCTCGCCTGCGCGGCCGACAGCGGGACCTTCGTGATGCGCAAGACGCTGTCCGGCATCGAGGCGGACGACCTCCCGGCCGGCACGACATTCACCGTCAACTACTCCGCGACGCGCCCCGACGGAACGGTCACGACGGGCTCCGTGCAGCTTCCGGCGTCCGGGGAGACGGTCGGCCCCGGCATCCAGTTGCCGATCGGCACCACCGTCGAGTTCGACGAGATCCCCCCGGCGAGCGTCCCGCCCTACCTCTGGGCGGACCCCGTCATCACCCCGAATCCGATCACCATCGCCGCGGGAGCCGCGGAGGTCGTCGTCGAGAACACGGCGGTCCTTCGCGCGGGCACCTTCAGCATCCGCAAGGTCGTGGAGTCGGCTGATCCGGATGCCCCCGACGTCCCGGCGCTCGCAGGCACCGTGCCCGTCTCCTGGACCGCGCGCGCGGGCGGCGGGACGCTCGCGAGCGGCACCTTGGACGTCCCCCTCGACGGCACGACGGTCGAGGTCGGGCAGAGCTTCCCCCTGGGCACGCGGATCGAGCTCAGCGAGGACCTCGACGCGGTCGCGCTGCCGGACGGATACCACTGGGTGGGCTCCGCCTGGAATCCGGGCAGGGCGTTCCTCATCGATCGCGCGAACACGACGACGGCCGTGGTGCTCACGAACTCGCTCGCGCCGGACGATGCCGGCCGCGTCGTCTCGGTCGTCAAGGAGACGATCGGCGAGGCCGCCGATCCCCGCTACACGTACGCGATCTCCTACAACACCGACCCGCCGGGGGAGCGCGCGACGCGTCCGATCGCCGTCGGCGACCCGGTGACGCTCGATGACCTCGAGACGGAAGCGGACACCCTCGCCCTCGCGGAGCTCGTGCCCGAGCTCGACGGCACGCCGGTGGACGCCGCCGATTGGGATCTCCCGGTCTTCCGCGTGACGATCGACGGCGTCACCGAGGAGTACCGGCCGGAGAACTTCGAGGGCGCCGGGCCGCTGGAGAGCGCGATCGTGAACATCCCGCTGCCAGACACGGGTGAGGTGGTCATCGCCGTCGGCAACGCTCTCCGGCGGGGCACCTTCCAGCTCTCGAAGGACTTCGCACGCGCTGACGGCCCGTCTCTGCCGGTCCCGCTGAGCTTCTCCGTGGGGTGGACGGCGACGACGCCGGCGGGTGCCACGGCGGAGGGGACCGTCGTCCTGCCCTCCGACGGCACGCCCGTCTCGCCGGTGGATGCCTCGGGCCCGCCTCTGCTGTTCCCCTACGGCACCGTCGTGGCCTTCGAAGAGACGGGGCTGCCGAGCATCGCGGGCGTGGACTGGCAGGATCCCGTCTACACGCCCGAAGAGCTGACGATCGGCGCGGGGGGCGAGGCAGTCGTCAGCGGCACCGTGACCAACTCCGCGATCCTCGCCGACGGCACCTTCCTCGTGCGCAAGAGCCTCGTCGGCATCGACCCCGCCGAGGTCCTGGTCGACTCGTTCGAGGTCCGCTATTCCGCGCGCACGGTGTTCGGCGACGTGATCACGGGGACGATCGACGTGCCCGCCGACGGCACCCCGGTAGGTCCCTCGGATGCGGACGGGCCGATCGTCTTCCCCGTGGGGACCGTCGTGACCCTCGCGGAGGCCCCGCTCGACGAAGCGGACCTCCCGCCGGCATTCGATTGGGCGAGCTCGTGGTGGAACCCGACGAACACGCTCATCGTCCAGGCCGACGTCCTCCCCGAGCTCGAGGTGACCAACTCGGCCGTCGAGCTCACCCGCATCAACGTCGTGAAGGAGCTGGCCGGCGACGCGACCGGGCGAGTGCCCCCCGGGACCGAGTTCTCGGTCGACTGGTGGCTCAACGGCGAACCGCAGGAACGCGTGATCCTGATTCCGGACGTCGTCAGCGAGACCGGCTATATTCCGGTCGGCTCGATCGTCGAGGGTCGCGAGGGTCCCCTCCCCGACATCCCGGGGGTCGAGTGGGGTCCGGTCAGCTGGACGGCGAACGGCGGCACGCTCGTCCCCGACGAGACAGGCCGCGTCGTGATGCCCTCCGAGGCGATGACGTCGGGGGCGACGGTGGCCTTCTCCATGATCAACACCGCGGCTCTCGCGCCCGTCGGCGGGTTCTCCGTCGCGAAGACCGTCATCGGAGCGGGCGCAGCCGACGTGCCCGCCGGCGCGCGCTTCACGATCCAGTACGCGGTCGACGAAGGGCCCGTCCAGACGGCGACGCTCGGGGCCGGGCAGCGGCTCACCGTCTCGGATGTGCCGGCAGGCGCCGTGCTGCGCCTCCGGGAGCTCGCGCCGCCGGCTGTCGACGGCGTGAGCTGGGGCTCACCGACGTGGAGCGCGGGGGGTGCCTCGCTGGCGCCGGACGCCGAGGGGTGGGTGACCACACGTGTCACCGCCGGATCGACCGTCGCCTTCTCGCTGGTGAACACTGCGCACGACGGCGCGCTTCCCGTCACCGGCGGGACGCTGTCGCCGCTGGCGGCGCTGGCGGCCCTCGCGCTGATCCTGGTGGGCCTCGGCCTCGTGACCCGTCGCGTCCGCCGCGCGTAG
- a CDS encoding uroporphyrinogen-III synthase, with protein sequence MTEALRPALSAALDGCTVVIAVDRRSGELAAALERHGATVRHAPALTIVPHIDDEALIARTRELIEHPPAVVVATTGVGFRGWMEAADEAGLLDDLNKAFAGAQIVARGPKARGAIQQAGFTADWVAESETSAELGEFLLAEGVAGRRIAVQHHGSGADGLDELFRGDGADVVSLTVYRWGPPPDPEIVRKSVVATGAGEVDAVLFTSAPGAFEWLEAARREGVLDDIRRRAERRRVLLAAVGPITAGPLMDEGLAPLIADRGRLGSLVRGVVTYFGGGNAPSRATTAGHLELRSSGAVLDGRFVPLSRTGVELLGVLFDADGSVVARTALQCALPRSGDSTHAVEMAVARVREALGVPDLIKTVVKRGYRLNVLEPAGTA encoded by the coding sequence GTGACCGAAGCTCTGCGCCCCGCCCTCTCGGCGGCCCTCGACGGCTGCACCGTCGTCATCGCCGTCGACCGCCGCTCCGGCGAGCTCGCCGCCGCGCTGGAGCGCCACGGCGCGACGGTCCGTCACGCACCGGCGCTCACGATCGTGCCGCACATCGACGACGAGGCGCTCATCGCCCGGACGCGCGAGCTCATCGAGCATCCGCCCGCGGTGGTCGTCGCCACGACGGGGGTCGGCTTCCGCGGGTGGATGGAGGCGGCTGACGAAGCCGGATTGCTCGACGACCTGAACAAGGCCTTCGCGGGGGCGCAGATCGTCGCGCGCGGCCCGAAGGCGCGCGGGGCGATCCAGCAGGCGGGGTTCACGGCCGACTGGGTCGCGGAGTCGGAGACGTCGGCGGAGCTGGGCGAGTTCCTCCTCGCGGAGGGCGTGGCCGGCCGCCGCATCGCCGTGCAGCACCACGGCTCGGGCGCCGACGGGCTCGATGAGCTCTTCCGGGGCGACGGAGCGGATGTCGTGAGCCTCACCGTCTATCGGTGGGGACCGCCGCCCGACCCCGAGATCGTGCGCAAGTCCGTCGTCGCGACGGGCGCCGGAGAGGTGGATGCCGTGCTCTTCACGTCGGCACCCGGCGCCTTCGAGTGGCTCGAGGCCGCGCGGCGCGAGGGGGTACTCGACGACATCCGCCGGCGCGCAGAAAGGCGGCGCGTGCTGCTCGCGGCCGTCGGGCCGATCACCGCGGGTCCTCTCATGGACGAGGGGCTCGCGCCTCTGATCGCCGACCGCGGCCGTCTGGGGTCGCTCGTGCGAGGCGTCGTCACCTACTTCGGCGGCGGCAATGCGCCGTCGCGCGCCACGACGGCAGGGCACCTCGAGCTGCGCAGCAGCGGCGCCGTGCTCGACGGCAGGTTCGTTCCGCTCTCGCGCACGGGCGTGGAGCTCCTCGGGGTGCTGTTCGACGCGGACGGGTCGGTCGTCGCCCGCACGGCGCTGCAGTGCGCGCTCCCGCGGTCGGGCGACAGCACGCACGCCGTCGAGATGGCGGTCGCGCGCGTGCGCGAGGCCCTCGGCGTGCCGGATCTCATCAAGACCGTCGTCAAGCGCGGCTACCGTCTGAACGTCCTCGAGCCGGCGGGCACGGCCTGA
- the cobA gene encoding uroporphyrinogen-III C-methyltransferase codes for MTTMLGISLAGRDVLMVGGGSVTARRLQRFLDDGAVVRIVAPAVCDDVRALVSNHGLAWAARPARAADVDGAWLVHTATGDARTDAAIAAACERARVFCVNASDGAHGSARLTAETRSGDVLVGVMSDAGVDPRRAGRLRDAIAALLREGRLPLRRRRTTTAGRVVLVGGGPGPVDLMTVRGRRLLSEADVVVADRLGPTDVLGELDPDVEIIDVGKRPGCHPVPQEDINRLLVEHARAGKRVVRLKGGDPFVYGRGGEEVAACLAAGVPVDVVPGLTSVVSVPQAAGIPVTHRGSAASVHVVNGQAPPTPATLAAIADPAVTTVVLMGVAGLPRLVETALGAGAPADRPVAIVENGHTARQRTTRTTLGRAVADAAAAAVANPAVIVIGEVARADLLLPHPQLIGDAAL; via the coding sequence ATGACGACGATGCTCGGCATCTCGCTCGCGGGTCGCGACGTGCTCATGGTCGGGGGCGGGTCGGTCACCGCACGCCGCCTGCAGCGCTTCCTCGACGACGGCGCGGTCGTGCGGATCGTGGCGCCGGCGGTGTGCGACGACGTCCGGGCGCTGGTCTCGAACCACGGGCTCGCCTGGGCGGCACGACCCGCGCGCGCCGCCGACGTCGACGGCGCGTGGCTCGTGCACACCGCGACCGGAGACGCGCGGACGGATGCGGCGATCGCCGCGGCGTGCGAGCGCGCGCGTGTGTTCTGCGTCAACGCGTCGGACGGCGCGCACGGCTCGGCGCGCCTGACCGCCGAGACGCGCTCGGGCGACGTGCTCGTCGGCGTCATGTCGGATGCCGGAGTGGACCCGCGACGCGCAGGACGTCTGCGCGACGCCATCGCCGCCCTCCTGCGCGAGGGGCGCCTGCCGCTGCGCCGTCGCCGCACCACCACGGCGGGGCGGGTCGTTCTCGTCGGCGGCGGCCCCGGACCGGTCGACTTGATGACGGTGCGCGGCCGGCGACTGCTCTCCGAGGCCGACGTCGTCGTCGCCGATCGTCTCGGCCCGACGGACGTCCTCGGCGAGCTCGACCCCGACGTCGAGATCATCGATGTCGGGAAGCGCCCGGGCTGCCACCCGGTGCCGCAGGAGGACATCAACCGGCTGCTCGTCGAGCACGCGCGCGCCGGCAAGCGCGTCGTGCGGCTCAAGGGCGGGGACCCGTTCGTCTACGGCCGCGGCGGCGAAGAGGTCGCGGCGTGCCTCGCGGCCGGCGTGCCGGTCGACGTCGTCCCGGGCCTCACGAGTGTCGTCTCGGTCCCGCAGGCCGCCGGGATCCCCGTCACGCATCGTGGAAGCGCGGCATCCGTCCATGTCGTCAACGGACAGGCGCCTCCCACCCCGGCGACGCTCGCGGCGATCGCCGACCCCGCCGTCACGACGGTCGTCCTGATGGGCGTCGCGGGACTTCCGCGGCTGGTCGAGACGGCCCTCGGCGCGGGCGCGCCAGCGGACCGGCCGGTCGCGATCGTCGAGAACGGCCATACCGCGCGCCAGCGCACCACCCGGACGACCCTCGGCCGCGCCGTCGCGGACGCCGCAGCCGCTGCGGTCGCGAACCCCGCCGTCATCGTGATCGGCGAGGTCGCTCGCGCGGACCTGCTCCTGCCCCACCCGCAACTGATCGGCGACGCTGCCCTGTGA
- the nirD gene encoding nitrite reductase small subunit NirD → MTIAETTSDEATEGRAWARVCGMADLEVERGRAALLGDVQVALFLMHDGRVHAVSNLDPYSGANVIARGIVGTRQDAPTVASPMYKQVFDLRTGVCLDTQGKEPAALAVWPVAVRDGDVYLKEGRS, encoded by the coding sequence ATGACGATCGCTGAGACGACGTCGGACGAGGCGACGGAAGGAAGGGCGTGGGCGCGCGTGTGCGGGATGGCCGACCTCGAGGTCGAGCGCGGGCGCGCGGCGCTGCTCGGCGACGTGCAGGTCGCCCTCTTCCTCATGCACGACGGCCGCGTCCACGCCGTCTCGAACCTCGACCCGTACAGCGGCGCGAACGTCATCGCGCGCGGCATCGTGGGCACGCGGCAGGATGCCCCGACGGTCGCATCGCCGATGTACAAGCAGGTCTTCGACCTCCGCACCGGCGTCTGCCTCGACACGCAGGGCAAGGAGCCGGCCGCCCTCGCCGTCTGGCCCGTCGCGGTGCGCGACGGGGACGTCTACCTGAAGGAGGGTCGCTCATGA
- the nirB gene encoding nitrite reductase large subunit NirB, with protein MSSTAAPGARVVVVGAGMVAHRFVDSLLSRGDASWAVTVIGEEPRHPYDRVGLTSFFAGASPDDLTLDRAVLDDERVTFLAGDPVVRIDRVARRVTTASRRDVPYDHLVLATGSYAARLAVEGFGHEGCFVYRTLDDVERLRAFVQARSRELGRPLTGMVIGGGLLGLEAAGALQGLDVSCTVVQSSERLMSAQLDLPGGDALRRLIESRGITVKTGAITTRLDADRSGRVAGLEFRDGGYEPTDVVVFTVGVRPRDELAREAELEVHPRGGVLIDAGCQTSDPSILAVGEVANFDGLCVGLVAPGYAMAEVAATRLLGGDASFPGYDLSTKLKLSGVDVASFGDAFAETPGALDVVYADPVAGVYKKLVLSDDARTLLGGILVGDASAYGSLRPLVGGALGGDPAAYLLPEGGPAAPAGDLPDEALVCSCNSVTAGGIRAAVHDAGCTDVAGVKACTKAGAACGSCVMMVKKIVGTELARSGAAVSNALCEHFDLSRRQLFDAVRVSGLTTFSAVIERFGLGRGCDICKPALASILATLTGTHVLDGENATLQDTNDHVMANLQKDGSYSVVPRIPGGEITPEGLLVIGQVAKDFSLYTKITGGQRIDLFGARLEQLPDIWKRLVDAGFESGHAYGKSLRTVKSCVGSTWCRYGVQDSVGMAVQLELRYRGLRSPHKLKLGVSGCARECAEARGKDVGVIATEAGWNMYVGGNGGFTPRHAVLLAEGLSDAELLTAIDRFLMYYIFTADRLQRTAPWFEDLDGGIEGLRAVIFDDSLGICADLDAAMAAHIGAYEDEWKATLEDPEKLRRFASFVNAPTTPDPSLAYTLERGQPRPATTEEREDARVLIAGTTLEVRR; from the coding sequence ATGAGCTCCACCGCGGCACCCGGCGCGCGCGTGGTCGTCGTCGGAGCAGGCATGGTCGCGCACCGCTTCGTCGACAGCCTGCTGAGCCGTGGCGACGCGTCATGGGCCGTCACGGTGATCGGCGAGGAGCCGCGGCATCCGTACGACCGGGTCGGTCTCACGAGCTTCTTCGCCGGCGCATCACCCGACGACCTGACGCTCGACCGCGCCGTTCTCGACGACGAGCGCGTGACGTTTCTGGCCGGCGACCCCGTCGTCCGGATCGACCGGGTCGCCCGGCGCGTCACGACCGCGAGCAGGCGGGATGTCCCCTACGACCACCTGGTGCTCGCGACGGGGTCGTACGCGGCCCGACTCGCGGTGGAGGGCTTCGGGCACGAGGGCTGCTTCGTCTATCGCACCCTCGACGACGTGGAGCGCCTGCGGGCCTTCGTCCAGGCGCGCAGCCGAGAGCTCGGCCGCCCGCTCACCGGCATGGTGATCGGCGGCGGTCTACTCGGCCTGGAGGCAGCCGGAGCGCTCCAGGGTCTGGACGTGTCGTGCACGGTCGTGCAGTCATCGGAGCGGCTCATGTCGGCGCAGCTGGACCTCCCCGGCGGCGACGCCCTCCGCCGCCTCATCGAGTCGCGCGGCATCACGGTGAAGACGGGAGCCATCACGACGCGCCTGGATGCCGATCGCTCGGGCAGGGTCGCAGGCCTGGAGTTCCGCGACGGCGGCTACGAGCCCACGGATGTCGTCGTCTTCACCGTGGGGGTGCGCCCGCGTGACGAGCTGGCCCGGGAGGCGGAGCTCGAGGTGCACCCTCGCGGCGGCGTGCTCATCGACGCGGGCTGCCAGACCTCGGATCCGTCGATCCTGGCCGTCGGCGAGGTCGCGAACTTCGACGGGCTCTGCGTGGGGCTCGTCGCGCCGGGCTACGCGATGGCCGAGGTCGCCGCGACGCGGCTCCTCGGGGGCGACGCATCCTTCCCCGGCTACGACCTGTCGACCAAGCTCAAGCTGAGCGGAGTGGACGTCGCGAGTTTCGGCGACGCGTTCGCCGAGACGCCGGGAGCGCTCGACGTCGTGTACGCCGATCCGGTCGCCGGGGTCTACAAGAAGCTCGTGCTGTCCGACGACGCCAGGACGCTTCTCGGCGGCATCCTCGTGGGCGACGCATCGGCCTACGGGTCGCTCAGACCGCTCGTCGGCGGAGCGCTGGGCGGCGACCCGGCGGCCTACCTTCTGCCCGAGGGCGGCCCGGCAGCCCCGGCCGGCGACCTGCCCGACGAGGCGCTCGTCTGCTCGTGCAACAGCGTCACGGCGGGCGGCATCCGCGCTGCCGTCCACGATGCGGGCTGCACCGACGTCGCGGGCGTGAAGGCCTGCACGAAGGCGGGGGCCGCGTGCGGCTCGTGCGTGATGATGGTGAAGAAGATCGTCGGGACGGAGCTGGCGAGGTCCGGAGCGGCGGTGAGCAATGCGCTGTGCGAGCACTTCGACCTGTCGCGCCGACAGCTCTTCGACGCTGTGCGCGTCTCGGGCCTGACGACCTTCAGCGCCGTCATCGAGCGCTTCGGCCTCGGCCGCGGCTGCGACATCTGCAAGCCCGCCCTCGCCAGCATCCTGGCGACGCTCACCGGCACGCATGTGCTCGACGGCGAGAACGCGACGCTGCAGGACACGAACGACCATGTCATGGCCAACCTGCAGAAGGACGGCAGCTACTCCGTCGTCCCGCGCATCCCCGGCGGCGAGATCACGCCGGAGGGGCTCCTCGTCATCGGCCAGGTCGCGAAGGACTTCAGCCTCTACACGAAGATCACGGGCGGCCAGCGCATCGACCTGTTCGGCGCGCGCCTCGAGCAGCTTCCCGACATCTGGAAGCGGCTCGTAGACGCGGGCTTCGAGTCCGGGCACGCCTACGGGAAGTCGCTGCGCACCGTGAAGTCCTGCGTCGGCTCGACGTGGTGCCGTTACGGCGTGCAGGACTCCGTCGGCATGGCCGTGCAGCTCGAGCTGCGCTACCGCGGTCTGCGCTCGCCGCACAAGCTCAAGCTCGGGGTCTCGGGCTGTGCGCGCGAGTGCGCGGAGGCGCGTGGCAAGGACGTCGGGGTCATCGCGACGGAGGCGGGCTGGAACATGTACGTCGGCGGCAACGGCGGGTTCACCCCCCGTCACGCCGTGCTGCTCGCCGAGGGGCTGAGCGACGCCGAGCTGCTCACGGCGATCGACCGCTTCCTGATGTACTACATCTTCACCGCCGACCGCCTGCAGCGCACCGCTCCGTGGTTCGAGGACCTCGACGGAGGGATCGAAGGGCTCCGCGCCGTCATCTTCGACGACAGCCTCGGCATCTGCGCCGACCTCGACGCGGCGATGGCCGCGCACATCGGCGCCTACGAGGACGAGTGGAAGGCCACGCTGGAAGACCCCGAGAAGCTCCGCCGCTTCGCCTCGTTCGTCAATGCGCCGACGACACCCGACCCCTCGCTCGCGTACACCCTCGAGCGGGGCCAGCCGCGGCCGGCGACGACCGAGGAACGCGAAGATGCCCGGGTGCTCATCGCCGGGACGACGCTGGAGGTACGGCGATGA
- the pyk gene encoding pyruvate kinase, which translates to MRRAKIVATLGPATADYETVEKLVRAGLDVARLNLSHGDHAVHESSYANVRRASQATGRAVGILVDLQGPKIRLARFADGPHVLEPGDVFTITTEDVVGTKEVVGTTFPQLAQDVKAGDTLLIDDGKVRLRVLDTDGVAVRTEVVVGGPVSNNKGINLPGVAVSAAALSEKDEADLRWALHLGADLIALSFVRSPKDVQRVHVIMAEEGVRIPVIAKIEKPEAVDHLQEIIDAFDGVMVARGDLGVELPLEAVPIVQKHAIELARRWAKPVIVATQMLESMIENPVPTRAETSDVANAVLDGADAVMLSGETSVGAHPVTVVETMARIVESTEEHGLERIPRLGTKPRTQGGAMTLAASSIAAFVDAKYVCVFSQSGDSARRMSRLRDRVPILAFTDLASTRSRNALLWGVETFLVERAPTTDALMSVLDDSLLASGLASKGERVVVTAGAPPGIAGSTNNVRVHIVGTGGSEILS; encoded by the coding sequence GTGCGCCGTGCCAAGATCGTCGCGACCCTCGGGCCCGCGACCGCGGACTACGAGACCGTCGAGAAGCTCGTGCGGGCGGGGCTGGACGTCGCCCGACTCAACCTGAGCCACGGCGATCATGCCGTGCACGAGTCGTCCTACGCGAACGTCCGCCGCGCGAGCCAGGCGACGGGCCGGGCTGTCGGAATCCTCGTGGACCTGCAAGGCCCGAAGATCCGGCTGGCGCGCTTCGCGGACGGCCCCCACGTCCTCGAGCCGGGCGACGTCTTCACGATCACGACCGAAGACGTCGTCGGCACGAAGGAGGTCGTCGGCACGACCTTCCCTCAGCTCGCGCAGGACGTGAAGGCGGGTGACACCCTGCTGATCGACGACGGCAAGGTCCGGCTGCGTGTGCTCGACACAGACGGGGTCGCGGTCCGCACGGAGGTGGTCGTCGGAGGACCGGTCTCGAACAACAAGGGCATCAACCTGCCGGGCGTGGCGGTGAGCGCCGCCGCGCTGAGCGAGAAGGACGAGGCCGACCTCCGCTGGGCGCTGCACCTCGGCGCCGACCTGATCGCCCTCTCGTTCGTCCGCAGCCCGAAGGACGTGCAGCGCGTGCACGTCATCATGGCCGAGGAGGGGGTACGGATCCCGGTCATCGCGAAGATCGAGAAGCCCGAGGCCGTCGACCACCTGCAGGAGATCATCGACGCGTTCGACGGCGTCATGGTCGCCCGCGGCGATCTCGGCGTCGAGCTGCCGCTCGAAGCCGTCCCGATCGTCCAGAAGCACGCCATCGAGCTGGCCCGCCGTTGGGCCAAGCCGGTCATCGTCGCGACGCAGATGCTGGAGTCGATGATCGAGAATCCGGTGCCCACGCGCGCCGAGACGAGCGACGTGGCCAACGCCGTCCTCGACGGCGCCGATGCCGTGATGCTCTCCGGTGAGACGAGCGTCGGCGCCCATCCCGTCACGGTGGTGGAGACGATGGCCCGGATCGTCGAGTCCACCGAGGAGCACGGCCTCGAACGCATCCCCCGCCTCGGGACCAAGCCCCGCACCCAGGGCGGCGCGATGACGCTCGCGGCGTCCAGCATCGCGGCGTTCGTCGATGCGAAGTACGTCTGCGTCTTCAGTCAGTCGGGGGATTCGGCGAGACGGATGTCGCGGCTCCGCGACCGCGTGCCGATCCTCGCGTTCACCGACCTCGCTTCCACCCGATCCCGCAACGCCCTCCTGTGGGGCGTCGAGACGTTCCTGGTCGAGCGCGCGCCCACGACCGACGCCCTGATGTCGGTGCTCGACGACTCCCTGCTGGCGAGCGGCCTGGCATCCAAGGGTGAACGCGTCGTCGTCACGGCGGGCGCCCCTCCCGGCATCGCCGGGTCGACGAACAACGTCCGCGTCCACATCGTCGGCACGGGGGGCTCCGAGATCCTCTCCTGA